The Prosthecobacter sp. SYSU 5D2 nucleotide sequence CACCGCCTGGGCGGCCAGCATTGGTTCCCACCCGGCGTTGAAGGTGGCCTTTAACGGCGGGGCGGTGACAGGCCTGCTGGTGGTGGCCCTGGGACTGCTTTCCGTCGGCGTTTTCTACATCGCGGTGGAAAAAATGGCCGGTGCCAAAGCCGCCATCGATGCCCTCATCGGCCTGGCTCTCGGCAGTTCCCTCATCTCTGTGTTCGCCCGTCTGGGTGGCGGTATCTACACCAAGGCGGCCGATGTCGGCGCGGATCTGGTGGGCAAGATCGAGCAGAACTTGAACGAAGATGATCCCCGCAATCCGGCCACCATTGCCGACAACGTGGGTGACAATGTGGGCGACTGCGCCGGCATGGCGGCGGACGTGTTTGAAACCTACGCCGTGAGCCTAATTGGCGGCATTTTGGTGGGCCACCTCACTGGTCCCGAAGGGAATCATGCCGTGCTGACCTATCCTTTCGTTCTATGCGGTCTTTCCATCCTTTCCTCCCTGCTCGGCATTGGCTGGGTGAACTTTGTGAAGCAGAAGGCCACCGCCTCCCTGGTGAGCGGTGTGGCCGTCGCAGGTATCGTTTCCGCAGGCCTCTTTAAATGGGCCACGGATGCCATGTTCCCCGAGGCCATTGTCATGGCAGGCAAGACAGTCTCTTCCAACGAGTTGTTTTACTGCGCTCTGATCGGCATCGTGCTGACATTTGTCGTCGTCTGGATCACCAACTACTTCACCAGCACCGCCCATGCGCCTGTGCGCCGGATTGCCAAGGCATCTGAAACAGGTCACGCCACTAACATCATCGCCGGCATCAGCGTCGGCCATCACGCCACGCTCCTGCCGGTGCTGGCCATCGCCGCATCCATCTGGGGTTGCTGGGAACTGGGCGGGCTGTATGGCATCGCCATCGCCGTGGTCTCCATGCTCAGCCTGAGCGGCATCATCATCTCCCTGGACGCTTTCGGACCCATCACCGACAATGCCGGTGGCATCGCGGTGATGTCCGGCCTGCCGGATGAAGTGCGCAAGATCACGGACGATCTGGACGCAGTAGGCAACACGATGAAGGCCGTGACCAAAGGTTACGCCATCGCCTCCGCCGGTCTGGCCGCCATGGTGCTGTTTGGCTCTTATGTGGAGGAACTCAAAGCCTTCTTGAAGCTGGACACCATCGCCTTTGACCTCATGAACCCGCAGGTCATCATCGGCATGTTCATCGGCGGACTGCTGCCTTACTTGTTCACCGCCTTTGGCATGGATGCCGTGGGCAATGCGGCCGGCGCTGTTGTTCGCGAAGTCCGCCGTCAGATTCAGCTTAAGCCGGGAATTCTGACCGGCCAGGACGTGCCCGAGTACGGCCAGTGCGTGGACATCGTGACGAAAGCCGCCCTGCGCCAGATGATCGTCCCGGCGCTGCTGCCCATCGTTTTTGTGGTCGGCGTCGCCTTCCTGGGTAAAGAAGCCCTCGGCGGCTTGCTGATCGGAACGATCGTGACAGGCCTGTTTGTCGGCATTGCCATGACAAGCTCCGGCGGTGCCTGGGACAATGCCAAGAAGTATGTCGAAGAAGGCCACCATGGCGGCAAGGGCAGCTTCGCACACGCCGCAGCGGTCACGGGTGATACCGTAGGCGACCCCTATAAAGACACCTCCGGTCCTGCGGTGAACCCGATGATAAAGGTGGTGAACGTGCTGGCGATCCTGGTGATCCCGCTGTTCTTCAAGTAAGCCTGCGTTTAGAAATTCAAAACGGGCTGTCCGCGAGGGCAGCCCGTTTTTTTATGCCTGGTGAGGGGATCTGCTACGACAAAGCGGTGGCGTATAGCCCCGGATCGCCGATTTTATACACACTGACCGCTGCTCCTATTCTTTATCCCATGAAGACTGTGCAAACACCCCAGGGCGACGTTTACCTACACGAGCCGACTTTGGAACTGCTGCGGGCGGTTCGGGAATTCCTGCCGTTTGGAGCGGTGCGCTATGCCAGCACGCAAAAGGGGGCGGACTATGGACTGGTGATGCAGTGCGGTGAGGCGGAACTTCGTGGGGTGAAACAACAGCCGGTGGACTGTGATGAAGCCCAAAGCCGCGTTTCCTACCAGGCGCATTCGATGCTCATCGCCCACAGTCTGGGCAGCTACCGGCAATGCGGCTTTGCAGGGCTGTTTATCCCCTGCCCTTACATGCGGGCCAAGGAAGGCGGCCGCCATGAATCCGGCATCGCTTATTTTGGATATCCTTCCACGCGCGGTCATGAGTCTCAGGAGTATCCGTATGAGCCCGCTTTTGATGGTAAGTTTGGCCATGGATTTACCACGATGATGACCACCTTCATCCGGACGCTGCAAGCAAGCTCCAAGGAGATGGGCATCAGCATGGCGCGGCCCATCGGCATGGACATTCGCAACCGAATGCAACTCGGCTCGCTGGGTTTTGGTTTCATGGTGCTGGGGCCGCATATCTTCAGCCTGAAGACGGTCATCTCTGAGCAGGACCCCGTCTGGACCGTGCTGCGCAGCACCGGGGTGACCGACATTTATCACCTGCCCAGTGTGCCCATGGCCATTCGTGAGGAAGATCTGCACCTAGCCAAACCGGCGGGTCCAGGCACCCTATGAAAAGGGCCGGTTCCCGCGAAGGAACCGGCCACTCATTTAGATCGCCTTGAGACTTACTTTTTGATCACCTGCACGGCATCCAGGTGCACGTTGCCCTCGGAACCATCGGTGCGGAAGATGACGGCAGCTTCCTCGCCTGCATTGAATTTATAAGTGCCGATGCTGTGAGCACCGTTGGCCTCTGCCGCAGGTTTGGTCTGGTCCACCCGGACAGTCTTTTCGCCATCGGCGCTGAGCACGGTCACCGGGGCTTTTTTGGCACGGTTTTCATGTGGCTGCCAATAGACGCGCACATCGTATTCGCCGCTCTCTTTGACAGCAAAGGAGAAGCGGGCACTGGCACCCTCACCCCGGCCGTAGCTGTAATGCTCGCCCACGAAAGGTTTGAGGCCTTCGCCGGTGGTCCAGTTACCGACGAGTTCGGCATCCGTATCATCAATGACGATGCCTTCGAGCTTCTTGGGATCAAGCGAATCACTGACCACCTCAGGCAGTTTCTTGGCATTGGCAGGCATGTAAAGAGGGCCTTCCAGGCTGTCGCGGCGCATGGCACCGGGCTGGCTCATGAGGTCCTTCAGGATGTCCAGATACTGCTCATAAACACCGCGCGGAGTGGTGTGGTGACGGACGCTGATCCAGGCGGCCTTGCCAACCACTTCGCCAAACATGCCGCAGGTGCGCATCACACGGGTGCTGCCCAGGGCGTAACGGTCCACGCTGATGTTGCGGCCGGCCATGAACAGGTTGCTGATGTCCTTGGAATACAGGCAGCGGTAAGGCACGGGATAGCCGTTTTTACGGTCCGTATGCTTACCAAACTGGGCGCGAGAGATGAACGGGTTTTCAGGGAACTTCACCGCATACTGCTCTTTCGGGTAATGCAGGTCCTGGTCCCAGGTGGTTGGCACGCAGGCATCAGGATGGATGACGCCATTGACCATATCTTCACCAGGGAGGATGAGGTCACCGACGATGCGGCGGGACTCACGGGTGCCGCCGACAAAAGCCAGCCAGGTCATGTCGTAGTTGCCGTATTCATCAGGCGCGTACTTTTTCATGGCGCTGACGGCACCATAGACGGCGCGGAAGTTCCAGTCACGGATGCGCTCCAGGCCATTGATGGGGTCCTGGTCGAAGCCGCTCTCCCAAAACCAAGGGCCGTGGAGGTAGTCTTCATAATTTTCAGCCGGGGTATAACCCAGGTCATAACCAATCATGTTGGGTTTGTTCTTCACACCCACTGGATCCATCGGACGGGGCAGAGGGAAGTCTTCAAGGGTGAGGTCCAGCGCCCAAGGGGTTGGCGGCCATGGTTTGGGATGGGCGGTCTTTTTCAGCACCCACATGTTGCTCATGCCCATGCGGCCTTTTTCTTCCTGCAGGATGGTGGCTCCGGCCAGATAACCGACACTGCCGTGCCCTGTGCAGTCACTGAAGAATTTGCCACGAAAGCGGGTCTCTTTGCCCGTGCGGGTGTCCAAGCCGGTCACGCTGCGGATCTTCTTGTCATCCGCCTTTTCCATTTCCACGGCATACACGTGGGTGTTGAGGAAGAGGTCAATGTTCACTTCGGCCTTCACGACTTCCTCCTTCAGCTTGTCGTTGTATTCCTCTGGGGAAGGTGCCGGGCTGTTGCTGGCGCGGTCGGCGAATTCCTCGACGATTTCACCAAGATGCGGATACAGGCCGCGACGGGTGCCGCCCATGGCCCAGACCTGCACTTCGCTGGAGCCGTTGCCACCCAGGACCGGACGGTTCTGGATGAAGGCCACTTTCAGGCCCTGACGTGCGCCAGAGATGGCGGAGCCCATACCGGCATAACCGCCACCGACGACGACCAGATCATATTCTTCCGTTTCAGGAGCCACTTCAGGCAGGCCCAGGAGTTTTTTGCGCAGCATATTCGTGGCTGCCAAATCTGCGGGAGGGGTAAAGGAAGCGTCTTTGCTGAGGACGATGGCGTCCACCCGGCCGTCGAAGCCGGTTTTGTCCACCAGGCCCAGAGTGGCCTTGCCGGAAAGCTCCACCGTGCCGGCTTCTTCCCAAAGCCAGTCTTTGCCTTCAGTGCCGAGCACTTTGTCCAGAACCTTGCCATTGACACTGACCTGGAATTTACCAGGAGCCCCCGGGGCATCCCAAGGTCCGACCCAGTTTTTCGTGCGCACCCAGACCTTGTAGTTCCCAGGTTCGGCAATGGTGATTTCGGTCTCCGCATCCTTCAC carries:
- a CDS encoding sodium-translocating pyrophosphatase, producing MNSFLLDQGILLSIALAVLGLAFAVLLIRQILACSPGNDRMAVIGDAIQQGAKAYLNRQIRAVSLIAIVVLVVVWFTRGSLASAGFVVGAVCSMVAGYIGMMIAVRANVRTAWAASIGSHPALKVAFNGGAVTGLLVVALGLLSVGVFYIAVEKMAGAKAAIDALIGLALGSSLISVFARLGGGIYTKAADVGADLVGKIEQNLNEDDPRNPATIADNVGDNVGDCAGMAADVFETYAVSLIGGILVGHLTGPEGNHAVLTYPFVLCGLSILSSLLGIGWVNFVKQKATASLVSGVAVAGIVSAGLFKWATDAMFPEAIVMAGKTVSSNELFYCALIGIVLTFVVVWITNYFTSTAHAPVRRIAKASETGHATNIIAGISVGHHATLLPVLAIAASIWGCWELGGLYGIAIAVVSMLSLSGIIISLDAFGPITDNAGGIAVMSGLPDEVRKITDDLDAVGNTMKAVTKGYAIASAGLAAMVLFGSYVEELKAFLKLDTIAFDLMNPQVIIGMFIGGLLPYLFTAFGMDAVGNAAGAVVREVRRQIQLKPGILTGQDVPEYGQCVDIVTKAALRQMIVPALLPIVFVVGVAFLGKEALGGLLIGTIVTGLFVGIAMTSSGGAWDNAKKYVEEGHHGGKGSFAHAAAVTGDTVGDPYKDTSGPAVNPMIKVVNVLAILVIPLFFK
- a CDS encoding FAD-dependent oxidoreductase; its protein translation is MKLPRTLLAALAATALSSHAQQVWVEAESFANHGGWMLDTQFIDIMGSPYLLAHGMGSPVKDAETEITIAEPGNYKVWVRTKNWVGPWDAPGAPGKFQVSVNGKVLDKVLGTEGKDWLWEEAGTVELSGKATLGLVDKTGFDGRVDAIVLSKDASFTPPADLAATNMLRKKLLGLPEVAPETEEYDLVVVGGGYAGMGSAISGARQGLKVAFIQNRPVLGGNGSSEVQVWAMGGTRRGLYPHLGEIVEEFADRASNSPAPSPEEYNDKLKEEVVKAEVNIDLFLNTHVYAVEMEKADDKKIRSVTGLDTRTGKETRFRGKFFSDCTGHGSVGYLAGATILQEEKGRMGMSNMWVLKKTAHPKPWPPTPWALDLTLEDFPLPRPMDPVGVKNKPNMIGYDLGYTPAENYEDYLHGPWFWESGFDQDPINGLERIRDWNFRAVYGAVSAMKKYAPDEYGNYDMTWLAFVGGTRESRRIVGDLILPGEDMVNGVIHPDACVPTTWDQDLHYPKEQYAVKFPENPFISRAQFGKHTDRKNGYPVPYRCLYSKDISNLFMAGRNISVDRYALGSTRVMRTCGMFGEVVGKAAWISVRHHTTPRGVYEQYLDILKDLMSQPGAMRRDSLEGPLYMPANAKKLPEVVSDSLDPKKLEGIVIDDTDAELVGNWTTGEGLKPFVGEHYSYGRGEGASARFSFAVKESGEYDVRVYWQPHENRAKKAPVTVLSADGEKTVRVDQTKPAAEANGAHSIGTYKFNAGEEAAVIFRTDGSEGNVHLDAVQVIKK